Proteins encoded within one genomic window of Glycine soja cultivar W05 chromosome 1, ASM419377v2, whole genome shotgun sequence:
- the LOC114411921 gene encoding probable WRKY transcription factor 57 yields the protein MEDKDRAASSDPTADAEFAGDTSWTLAADDSDGAYLFPGDRERSILREFVWNLEPDQPNRIGTDDGLWKPVQSSLTDSIEPVAAAPSRSNNQSISSSSSEDPPEKSTVSDDKPPEIPSKGKNKGQKRIRQPRFAFMTKSEVDHLEDGYRWRKYGQKAVKNSPFPRSYYRCTNSKCTVKKRVERSSEDPTIVITTYEGQHCHHTVGFPRGGIISHEAAFASQLAPTMSQFYYPIQLPRDNNNNNNSFSSISQPCQAYDDAEGGLSAMMPLPADVSSQSQPSTDEGLLGDIVPPGMRIR from the exons ATGGAAGACAAAGACAGAGCAGCCTCCTCCGATCCCACCGCAGATGCTGAGTTCGCCGGCGACACGAGTTGGACACTCGCCGCCGATGACTCCGACGGCGCATACCTGTTCCCCGGCGACAGAGAGCGGAGCATACTCAGGGAATTCGTGTGGAACCTCGAACCGGACCAGCCGAACCGGATCGGCACCGACGACGGATTGTGGAAGCCGGTTCAGTCCTCTCTGACCGATTCGATTGAACCGGTCGCCGCCGCGCCGTCGCGGTCGAACAACCAATCGATTTCTTCCAGCTCCAGCGAGGATCCACCGGAGAAATCCACCGTCTCCGACGATAAACCGCCTGAGATACC GAGTAAAGGTAAAAACAAGGGGCAAAAGCGAATACGGCAGCCACGGTTTGCATTTATGACCAAGAGTGAAGTTGATCATCTTGAGGATGGCTACAGATGGCGGAAGTATGGTCAGAAGGCAGTTAAAAATAGTCCTTTCCCTAG GAGCTACTACCGGTGCACAAACAGCAAATGCACGGTGAAGAAGAGGGTTGAACGCTCTTCCGAGGACCCAACGATTGTGATTACTACATATGAAGGGCAACACTGTCATCACACCGTTGGATTTCCTCGAGGGGGAATCATTAGTCATGAAGCTGCCTTTGCCAGCCAGTTGGCTCCAACAATGTCACAGTTCTATTATCCAATTCAATTACCcagagataataataataataataatagtttcaGCTCTATTTCTCAGCCATGCCAAGCATATGATGATGCTGAAGGAGGATTAAGTGCTATGATGCCATTGCCAGCTGATGTATCGTCACAGTCACAGCCTTCCACGGATGAAGGGTTGCTTGGAGATATTGTACCCCCGGGAATGCGCATCAGATGA